Proteins from one Papaver somniferum cultivar HN1 unplaced genomic scaffold, ASM357369v1 unplaced-scaffold_158, whole genome shotgun sequence genomic window:
- the LOC113337146 gene encoding uncharacterized protein LOC113337146 isoform X2 codes for MQYARTQSNNGCPYTVVMMRLHTKVLKEAHLAVQNYLGELNNTWIIIGHLILLLLVKVLTPMMMIVGGNNTGENVNVADENAVVAWVTSIVLTYMKERLRTKPLTIRKMVLKKKTVKISYFTALRARHMCLEKIYGLGSYERSFRLVPELCHQIKASNPENIAVWSKDNTTNEFQGLCIAYKASLEGFKVGCRPLIALDGFPLKSKYRGVVLTASSVDGNNGMFPIAIYICLTGTQETWSRFLCILKPFLMESDRTIKFFSDHEKGVNVAVY; via the exons ATGCAATATGCACGAACACAAAGTAATAAC GGTTGTCCCTACACAGTGGTGATGATGAGGCTGCATACCAAAGTGCTGAAAGAAGCCCATTTAGCAGTCCAAAATTACCTTGGGGAGCTGAACAATACCTGGATTATTATCGGACATTTGATACTACTCCTCTTAGTGAAGGTGCTGACTCCGATGATGATGATAGTAGGAGGGAACAATACAG GTGAAAACGTCAACGTTGCGGATGAGAATGCGGTTGTTGCATGGGTTACTAGTATCGTATTGACTTACATGAAAGAACGACTTCGCACTAAGCCCCTAACAATACGGAAGATGGTCTTAAAAAAGAAAACAGTCAAGATATCCTACTTCACTGCTCTTCGTGCAAGGCATATGTGCCTTGAGAAGATATATGGGTTGGGCTCATATGAAAGAAGTTTCAG GTTAGTACCTGAGTTGTGCCACCAGATTAAGGCTAGCAACCCGGAGAACATAGCAGTTTGGTCCAAAGACAACACGACCAATGAGTTTCAAGGACTGTGTATCGCTTACAAGGCATCTTTGGAGGGATTTAAGGTTGGATGTAGACCTTTGATAGCTTTGGACGGTTTTCCGCTCAAGAGTAAGTATAGGGGTGTAGTCTTGACTGCCTCTTCAGTTGATGGGAACAATGGCATGTTTCCCATTGCCATCTATATTTGCTTGACTGGAACCCAAGAAACATGGAGTCGGTTCCTTTGCATTCTCAAACCTTTTCTGATGGAATCGGACAGGACAATTAAGTTTTTTTCggatcatgagaaag GCGTCAATGTTGCGGTTTACTGA
- the LOC113337146 gene encoding uncharacterized protein LOC113337146 isoform X1, which yields MQYARTQSNNQGCPYTVVMMRLHTKVLKEAHLAVQNYLGELNNTWIIIGHLILLLLVKVLTPMMMIVGGNNTGENVNVADENAVVAWVTSIVLTYMKERLRTKPLTIRKMVLKKKTVKISYFTALRARHMCLEKIYGLGSYERSFRLVPELCHQIKASNPENIAVWSKDNTTNEFQGLCIAYKASLEGFKVGCRPLIALDGFPLKSKYRGVVLTASSVDGNNGMFPIAIYICLTGTQETWSRFLCILKPFLMESDRTIKFFSDHEKGVNVAVY from the exons ATGCAATATGCACGAACACAAAGTAATAAC CAGGGTTGTCCCTACACAGTGGTGATGATGAGGCTGCATACCAAAGTGCTGAAAGAAGCCCATTTAGCAGTCCAAAATTACCTTGGGGAGCTGAACAATACCTGGATTATTATCGGACATTTGATACTACTCCTCTTAGTGAAGGTGCTGACTCCGATGATGATGATAGTAGGAGGGAACAATACAG GTGAAAACGTCAACGTTGCGGATGAGAATGCGGTTGTTGCATGGGTTACTAGTATCGTATTGACTTACATGAAAGAACGACTTCGCACTAAGCCCCTAACAATACGGAAGATGGTCTTAAAAAAGAAAACAGTCAAGATATCCTACTTCACTGCTCTTCGTGCAAGGCATATGTGCCTTGAGAAGATATATGGGTTGGGCTCATATGAAAGAAGTTTCAG GTTAGTACCTGAGTTGTGCCACCAGATTAAGGCTAGCAACCCGGAGAACATAGCAGTTTGGTCCAAAGACAACACGACCAATGAGTTTCAAGGACTGTGTATCGCTTACAAGGCATCTTTGGAGGGATTTAAGGTTGGATGTAGACCTTTGATAGCTTTGGACGGTTTTCCGCTCAAGAGTAAGTATAGGGGTGTAGTCTTGACTGCCTCTTCAGTTGATGGGAACAATGGCATGTTTCCCATTGCCATCTATATTTGCTTGACTGGAACCCAAGAAACATGGAGTCGGTTCCTTTGCATTCTCAAACCTTTTCTGATGGAATCGGACAGGACAATTAAGTTTTTTTCggatcatgagaaag GCGTCAATGTTGCGGTTTACTGA
- the LOC113337146 gene encoding uncharacterized protein LOC113337146 isoform X5 has product MMRLHTKVLKEAHLAVQNYLGELNNTWIIIGHLILLLLVKVLTPMMMIVGGNNTGENVNVADENAVVAWVTSIVLTYMKERLRTKPLTIRKMVLKKKTVKISYFTALRARHMCLEKIYGLGSYERSFRLVPELCHQIKASNPENIAVWSKDNTTNEFQGLCIAYKASLEGFKVGCRPLIALDGFPLKSKYRGVVLTASSVDGNNGMFPIAIYICLTGTQETWSRFLCILKPFLMESDRTIKFFSDHEKGVNVAVY; this is encoded by the exons ATGATGAGGCTGCATACCAAAGTGCTGAAAGAAGCCCATTTAGCAGTCCAAAATTACCTTGGGGAGCTGAACAATACCTGGATTATTATCGGACATTTGATACTACTCCTCTTAGTGAAGGTGCTGACTCCGATGATGATGATAGTAGGAGGGAACAATACAG GTGAAAACGTCAACGTTGCGGATGAGAATGCGGTTGTTGCATGGGTTACTAGTATCGTATTGACTTACATGAAAGAACGACTTCGCACTAAGCCCCTAACAATACGGAAGATGGTCTTAAAAAAGAAAACAGTCAAGATATCCTACTTCACTGCTCTTCGTGCAAGGCATATGTGCCTTGAGAAGATATATGGGTTGGGCTCATATGAAAGAAGTTTCAG GTTAGTACCTGAGTTGTGCCACCAGATTAAGGCTAGCAACCCGGAGAACATAGCAGTTTGGTCCAAAGACAACACGACCAATGAGTTTCAAGGACTGTGTATCGCTTACAAGGCATCTTTGGAGGGATTTAAGGTTGGATGTAGACCTTTGATAGCTTTGGACGGTTTTCCGCTCAAGAGTAAGTATAGGGGTGTAGTCTTGACTGCCTCTTCAGTTGATGGGAACAATGGCATGTTTCCCATTGCCATCTATATTTGCTTGACTGGAACCCAAGAAACATGGAGTCGGTTCCTTTGCATTCTCAAACCTTTTCTGATGGAATCGGACAGGACAATTAAGTTTTTTTCggatcatgagaaag GCGTCAATGTTGCGGTTTACTGA
- the LOC113337146 gene encoding uncharacterized protein LOC113337146 isoform X3 encodes MRKASMLRFTENLEGVQHNQRSCFRHIYHIMIQKFPGLDEVAWKPAEAYNLKSFNAAMEELGLTNMEAKLWMEKHETSTWARHAFDHSVRCPLSFNIISLAFQNWLKELNCKPIITLVMEYENKLHDLMFKRRYAEMKDDGIVPRVEMKLEGNKFFSSKYDVLPADVGEEWSVTHRSEANPTCQVNLTRRHCSCGEWEATGVPCVHVLVVLVHEGREDYNTFVDDFFTVERYRVAYDGYILTLPDIDQWRKCTNPTVLPPPMVHMPN; translated from the exons atgagaaag GCGTCAATGTTGCGGTTTACTGAAAATCTTGAGGGTGTTCAACATAATCAAAGGTCATGCTTTAGGCATATCTAtcacataatgatccaaaagtttCCAGGCCTTGATGAAGTGGCATGGAAACCAGCAGAAGCCTACAATCTGAAATCCTTCAATGCTGCTATGGAAGAGTTGGGACTTACTAATATGGAGGCTAAGCTTTGGATGGAAAAGCATGAAACTAGTACTTGGGCTAGACATGCTTTCGACCATTCTGTCAGATGTCCACTCAGTTTTAACATCATCAGTTTGGCGTTCCAAAATTGGTTAAAGGAATTGAACTGTAAGCCAATAATTACTTTGGTAATGGAGTATGAAAATAAGCTACATGACCTAATGTTTAAAAGGAGATATGCTGAAATGAAAGATGATGGAATAGTCCCAAGGGTGGAGATGAAACTAGAAGGtaacaaatttttttcttccaaatatgaTGTACTTCCTGCCGATGTTGGAGAAGAATGGTCTGTTACACACCGCTCTGAGGCAAATCCCACTTGCCAAGTAAATTTGACCCGAAGACATTGCAGCTGTGGGGAATGGGAAGCAACAGGTGTACCTTGTGTACATGTATTGGTTGTTCTTGTTCATGAAGGTCGTGAAGATTACAACAC GTTTGTTGATGACTTTTTCACGGTTGAGAGATACAGAGTTGCATATGATGGTTATATCCTGACACTTCCCGACATCGATCAGTGGAGGAAATGTACAAATCCCACAGTTCTTCCACCACCAATGGTACATATGCCGAACTAA
- the LOC113337146 gene encoding uncharacterized protein LOC113337146 isoform X4 yields the protein MLRFTENLEGVQHNQRSCFRHIYHIMIQKFPGLDEVAWKPAEAYNLKSFNAAMEELGLTNMEAKLWMEKHETSTWARHAFDHSVRCPLSFNIISLAFQNWLKELNCKPIITLVMEYENKLHDLMFKRRYAEMKDDGIVPRVEMKLEGNKFFSSKYDVLPADVGEEWSVTHRSEANPTCQVNLTRRHCSCGEWEATGVPCVHVLVVLVHEGREDYNTFVDDFFTVERYRVAYDGYILTLPDIDQWRKCTNPTVLPPPMVHMPN from the exons ATGTTGCGGTTTACTGAAAATCTTGAGGGTGTTCAACATAATCAAAGGTCATGCTTTAGGCATATCTAtcacataatgatccaaaagtttCCAGGCCTTGATGAAGTGGCATGGAAACCAGCAGAAGCCTACAATCTGAAATCCTTCAATGCTGCTATGGAAGAGTTGGGACTTACTAATATGGAGGCTAAGCTTTGGATGGAAAAGCATGAAACTAGTACTTGGGCTAGACATGCTTTCGACCATTCTGTCAGATGTCCACTCAGTTTTAACATCATCAGTTTGGCGTTCCAAAATTGGTTAAAGGAATTGAACTGTAAGCCAATAATTACTTTGGTAATGGAGTATGAAAATAAGCTACATGACCTAATGTTTAAAAGGAGATATGCTGAAATGAAAGATGATGGAATAGTCCCAAGGGTGGAGATGAAACTAGAAGGtaacaaatttttttcttccaaatatgaTGTACTTCCTGCCGATGTTGGAGAAGAATGGTCTGTTACACACCGCTCTGAGGCAAATCCCACTTGCCAAGTAAATTTGACCCGAAGACATTGCAGCTGTGGGGAATGGGAAGCAACAGGTGTACCTTGTGTACATGTATTGGTTGTTCTTGTTCATGAAGGTCGTGAAGATTACAACAC GTTTGTTGATGACTTTTTCACGGTTGAGAGATACAGAGTTGCATATGATGGTTATATCCTGACACTTCCCGACATCGATCAGTGGAGGAAATGTACAAATCCCACAGTTCTTCCACCACCAATGGTACATATGCCGAACTAA